The genomic stretch ATTTGATAATGACAGATTATAAAAAGTGCAACACATGTCATGGCTCCGTGCACCGCCTTAAAGATGTAGACCGCATGGTAGTTTCTGATTAAATGAAACGTAGCAAactatttttgtttacattaagTAAATATGGTAATTGTTCATACTTTCATATGTTAGACTTTGCTTTAGTATGCCTTTCAATTTActaaataattgtataatacttcttactgtaaaattaatttgtttcattttcctTCATTTGAATAAATATCAAGGCTTCAAATACCAACTGTGATAGGTATACAAATCTGTTAATCCTTCATTTAATCTATGATATTTAATATCTCCCGTCAAAGTGGGGTATTGATTCTTTTTTCCGTCCCtatgtccgtccatccgtccgtctaaAACTGAAAATTCAGAAAGCATTAAAGTTAGAATTACCAAACCTTTCATAATTTTCAATTAGTACCATTTTCATTTGCTCGAAGATAGTATTATCCCTCTTGAAGAACTAAAGGCAAAATTTTCCCCTTTGAATTCTTTGAAACAAGTTGAAATacctatattgaaaaaaaatcataaagcaTTTCTGCTAGAATCACCACACCTCATATACCCATATAATTAccacccccacccacacacatCTCCCACATTTGAAAGTAAAAGCAGAGTCCCCCCCCACCCCTGATTTGTTAATATAGGAATTTTTGACTCTATCTTAGAAAACTTTTGATGGGTCTTCATGATATTTTACGCAAATATTGATTACTATAGAGCAATGGTGCAAGCGCAATTTCTACAAGGATCTGTTCACTAGATACAATTAGTGCACTTGGATTAATCTACAATCCATAAAATCACACATATCAAAGTAGTCCACTgatagatcttcataaaattttacacaaatatagatcactctAGGGCAGTGATGCATGCGTATCTTTCATCATAACGTCTTTAGTAACTACGGAGATAGTAATCCGTTAATGGAACTTTGTGAAACTTAAGATCACTATAGAATAGATTTTGTtcacttgattttttaaaaataggaaCCAGCAGAGACAATTACCTCCGGATTCAGAAGACAATGGAACATAAAGAGCGTACAAccctgaaatataataaataaataaagttaaaatacaaCTTCAGTAAAACTATCATATAAAGCaaacataatttgtttttaagatatcACAGAAGTCTATTTTTCctgatatactagtatatataaaacatattaaaaaaaaacattcttgtatAATGTAGCTCTTGTTGAAAAGTTATTTCGAGAGCTTGACTGTAATTGCTAAAATATTAATTGTGACATGTATTAtggcttttcaaaaatgaagcAAAATACAGAACAAGACGTTGTTTTAAGGCGAACGTTagatttcccaataatagaatatctgcaaactttggatattgaaggacactcatctaagaaacaaaaatatgttatatattttatataacttgaGAAAATGTCGTTTTCAAGGTTTTTCATTACCCGTGACTTATGATTTGTATAGcacatttttgtttcttagatgattgttctTCAATATCTAAAGTTCGAAGAAATTCTGTTTATTCTAGCGTACCCCTTTAAAAAATGAAACGTATACATACTGCAAGTATTTTTTTATATCCGTGGACAAAAATATAACGTACCTGCAAACCATTAAGGACAGAAAACACATACTGAATGAAAGATAAATCTTCATGGATATAGAAGATACCAAGTATCCAGGACACACCAGTCACCGGCAGCATAATACACAATGAACGAAGGCTTCTCCTGTATGATAAATGAATAATGTCATTATAAACATGTTCGATTAAATcagttgttatatatatatagcttgcACCGATcataatttgtaacaaattcaaatattaaTTGATAGTATACggagaaaatataattttggtatATATAAATTCAATAGTATTCCTTACGAAAACAGTTTTAGAATTATGAAGTATAACCATTTAACAGGTTATGAAAACTTGTTAGATTTTGTTATATACTGGCATTAACTTTACCctgtttaatttcaaaaatggactggtccatcattcaatctgagcagtaccatttatcactCAAAGTGGTATTTActtggatagcgaacagtgcggaccatgatcagcctgcacaaaggcaaaatcacttgccgccagcagactaaaggtaaATTATGTTCCttactttaattttttcaacGCTGCAGTGTTTTGAACATCTCTTAAACGTAATATTGCCCGCAAGACGAGAACAATGCAACTGACATTAAACTGTAAAAGATTGAGATTTTATGTGCAAAAGTCATAAAACGGTAGTGTTGGCATTTTcgcattatttttatttcttgatttggGAGACAACAGGTCTACTCGCACTATTAAAGGTATACTTTacccaaatttcaaaatttgaaaatacacaCAACTATTACATATACTACAcgttaacataaaattaacaagtttttgtatatagtaacagtactatgcattaggttaaaaATAATACACACTGTATATTGTatagctgaacacagtataaatgtgtaataCCATTACAAAACTTGAAGTTTTTCCAACAATCAACAGCTACCGcttgacatttaattatgaatgtagcgcTACatacacaaaaatgtatatatttagtaaagttagatATATCTGATGAGGAGTTTCtccatttgaagtaaatatctaatgACAAAATGATTTAGTGAAATatagccattggatatctttaagcaTTTGCCGTTGTTCTATGAAGATAATGTTCTTTATTATCTACCAAAATATTGAGTTTATGTTTCTTTCCGATCGCGAAAATTGGCAAAATAAAGCAATTGCGACTGCCTACCGATCTTCTTTACTTACAGCGTGAAATcaaagttaaaattaaaatgacAGAGAGCATAAAGACGTCTCAAAAGATAAGTTATAGCACTTACTAGTATAACGACTAGAGATGGGCCAACAAAAGCCCATATGAGACCTTTGTCAGTGGATAGACAACATCTGAAAACATGAGTATCAGTGCAGTACGGAGGGTAACGTTAATTCTGTCTAAGTACGTGACTTTATGGCAAGTAAGTTACAAGTGAAAATTCAGATTAAGTGTAAAGGGTatttatatttgagccgcaccattagaaaaccaacatagtggtcaggatccatgctgttcgctttcaaagcctattgccattagagaaaccgttagcgaacagtacggatcctgaccagactgcgcggacacgcaggctggtctggatccatgctggtcgcaaatgcattattttgggtttctcatggtgcggctaatttttattgtttcaattatttatcagcttataaaaacaaatacaatttacaaATAGTTATGGAGTATAAACTATATTCACATATGCATATGCATGGACATAGACTACATACAGATCTACATAACTAGTTAAACAAGAGATGTTAAAAatcaaacgttttattttaagtaaataatttatGTGTTAATAAACACATAACAAGTGTGAAATCTGTAGATATTGATGCTTACTTACTTACACTTGCTCATTTCCAAAGCCTTTCGTCCTGGTTATACCGAGTGATATTCCCAAGATTGCAGCGGGACAAACTAAATTTGAAAGCTAAATTattgttccttataagcgagaaAACTTTGAAATCTAGCAAAGGTTTCTTTATGGtaactttttgagatatgtaaaGATGTTCTTATAAACCATTTAATAAAGGTAACGTTAAGTAGAAATTTAACATTATCACTATTATGTCTAAAATTACTCCAAATCCGATACAAGCAAAAAGAAGCAATCCAGGATTGTACTTAGGTTGAAATACATTTATGAAGCTTTTTACAGAGTTAATAAGTCTAATAAGTCTAAATACTCACGCCAAGATCCGATGAGGAGCCACTCCATCCGATACTTTggtttaaatacatatataacGCTTACGGCCATCTCAATACCTTGTGTCAACATTAGACAAAATACTACCAGGAATATGTAGTGCAGACATGCAGCAATCACTGTACATACTATCTACAAAAATAAGTAATGAGTAAAGCGTTCCTCAAATGCTTCCTAGGATTTTGAtagtatttcaaaaacatttcaaatgtttaagttAATAATGATTTTGGTTAACGAATTGCGGCATAAGTATTCATGAAAACGATTACTTTGGAATAAGCATTTTGTTCAAAATTCGGAATTACACTTAACCCTTGTaacacataattttgcaaatatcTATTTAGTTATTGAAATAACACTTCTGAAAATATAcacattgaaataaatttattgctAATAGCATAACATCTTTCAAAATTACAGCAAAATCAAATTATGCAAtcacataattttatttatttcaactacTCAACCTATTTTCACAAAATACGAATTGATACATAAATATCATTTATTCGGAATTGATAAATAAATTGCATTTATCTAAGTAGCTCGctacttttttcttcatttgactATGAGTATAAAGATTTTCAAACTAGTCAACGATAGTATATGCGATTAGATTTAAATAAGCGAGCCTGTACTAAATGGATTCAAAGGTGCAGTTTGCTCATTTTTCCCAAAATATGCTGAAATTAAGTTTCTTtccagttttgacaaaacaatgGTGTTAACGTAAGTTTTATgatttgttcttgtttttaaaataaaatctgctTGTAGAAGAAAGTCGATTTGTCTTGGTTTTTaagacctttttttttcaaaaaaaatttgggttgtCGTAAAGCGAGTAAAATTATAAGATGGCATAATTTATACTGGAATGTCTATTTAATTATCTAGTCGTATGCTAGTTTACAGAAATGTATGTCACGTAACACTTCAGATATTTACACAAAACTAAATGTTGTTCTAGAAGATTTAATAAGTATACATCAATAGTATTAGTGTATTTATATTGTAACAGGAAGACTTTTGTCTTACATAGTCTATGTAAAAATGGCAtactttttcacaatttttatttttaataatttattgttttattatagtaGTTCAGCACATTTCTCAAatcttttgttaaaattaaatagttttgctataaaactataaaagtaGATTTACTGAAGATTCCGTCCTTTCAATACCGGCCAAGAAGATTACATATGCCAATATCAGTGCAACACAGAGGTTCATCAACAACTTTGTACGTGAACTTTTCAAGTACCTGTGacaaataaagggaaataatcgTTACTAAAATGTTACTATTAAACAGTGTCTTTGACTTGATCAAATCTATTAATTTGAGATAATGAAAAGCGCAACACACTTCACAGGTCCAGTGACATGGCTTAAACCGAAATCTTTTATGCATAACGCTATTGAAAGTAAAGCATTCTCTTGCACCTTCGCTGGGACATTTTTTCCTCCACACATAGATTACACAAAACCAGTAGTTGTCATCTTCTACGACGTTGCCTTACTAAACCGCGATGCTGTTCATTGAAGACCTAGAGCGGTTTTCTGCGCGTGTCTGAAGTGATTATTAACTGGAGCGCATAGCAAAAATACGCAAATGAGTGCATGTCTGCACTCAtgtagtgtataatatgtataattaaCTGACTAAATAgattagggttagtattaccatggttacaaaatacatgtatatacattaaagatactctTCGTTCAAATTGCTTAAATCCGGTATATaacggagtctgtaatttatacagactctccaggtctgcagtgagtcaCAGTAATTAAACTGAACATCTACGATGTCTTCAGCTCTGAATATTTCAAAACAACCTCGTCCCCAAATTAGCCCGCATCTAATAATTAAACTGTGTTCAACatacttataaaataaaacaaaaactggaAATAAGTTCAACATCATTGTCTCTTTGATTCTTTCGTATTGTTAAGACCCACagataactgtattcttttgtttttccacGATGGTAACTATACACGATTTGCATATACAACTGAAAAGAAACAGGATCTACTTCCAAGTTGACAGTGGCATATagtaggccaagacaatgtgtttaatgtctaaacattttattgagtTAATGTAGCAATAAGCACTGAACTTGATTTACTTAGTTTTAAGTTTAGATAACACTTTATTTCTGAAaagtaagatagttatttatctatttttaatacCATACTAAAAATGGATTAGCTGATTAAATAAGcagataaaattgtaaaatagttTAATTCAGGAAGGGTAAATGGCCTATTATAGTATAATTGTattatacctgtattatcagacATTCATGAAGTTGTGGGAGAGGGGCGAGGAggggaagtaggtcactaggttatggTTGGTCTGTAAGACACAACATATAACTCAATTAATTGCAGAGATATAAACATGTCCTTTTGAAAACTTTAATAGAtaagtgaaatttttttttcaccctGTCTTACACCTGCTTGTCTTTTAAAGTTACCAGATAAATACTTGTCTTATTTTCCAAATATAAAATTTGTAGCTTAGCAGTTTGACaagtaaaacaagaaaatttGGAGTTTAAACAAAACCAGTCACATAAACTTACTGCCACAATATCAAGTATATTCCAAGCGTTGCTAGAAGACATACTAGAGATATTCCCATTGAAATGTACGTGATAAATGTAAGCTCTAGTGAAGAAACATCAGCCtgtaaaaacatttctgtatatgatgttagattttatattttaagtatgCTGATATCAATTGTTTAAATAGCACCTGAATATCACGGAAATGTATAGCAAATCTGCCAGTCAGGCATTTCACCAGCAAGAAAAGAATTATCCTTTTTTACAGAAGTTCaaatatggaaaaataaaatagaaaaatggaatTTATCTTTATCTAATAACACTTTTCATGAATAATAACTACGACATCGTAACATGAATACATAGTAAGCATTATGCACGTTGTCTCAAAAGAAAAGATGGATTTATCAACGAAGTGTCTGCcagtagaaaaaataaaatctggaaagtagatcattcggaagcaccgagaataaGGCAAACAGTGAAGCCTATAGCCACATTTCTAAATTTCTTAGATTAAAGTTAATTTTTCGTTCATCAAAAATTGATCGACACTCTTTTTGGTATACATTATATGagttttctttactttttcaaTCTATGCAACAGTTTCAAAATTAGTCTAAACTAGCAAATGATTGCGTTTGCATGTAGATCTATAGATCATCACTTCTATTTCAGAAAACGAAATCAACAATGATCAAAGACTTAGAATACCTGTCTCTTTACCTTTAATGGGTGAACCTTAAGATGtatcattttttactttttacaactgttactatctttaaagaaaactttttaacacaAGTTACCTGTTTAAAAGGACTCATTAGAATCGCAAAGTTTGTAAGATGGTTACATTCACACACAGTTCGATATCTATCAGTACTTTTAACTTTGCATCCTCTGTTTGACCAGTAACCTCTGTAGTCTGAGTATCCGCTGAAACATACAAACTTGCTAAATTTTCTCTGAAAACATTTGTGAAAACAACACAAcgagtttaaatttgaaaagaacATTTGTATATGTAAAAACACAAGGCAGGCTTTGCCTACATTAGTATGGACAGAACCGATTCTGTAAGGTTAATAAATATCCTAAATAAGAGTGTTTAGTATGACATATAAAGAATTTTATATCTACTCACCCAAGAAACTGCCAGAATGTACATGACGGCTTAACTAGCTGCTTCtggtaaaagaaaatatattggatattaaattaaaagtcacTGAAACTACTTGTATAATATTTAATAATGTCCACTTTTAAATTTCTCAAATATGAATTGTCGATCTGTGATCAAGCATGTAAAGACTTGCGTTTCTCTTTGGAAAACATATAGTATATTTGgaaacactatatatatatatttgtttttctatccAAATTGTGATCTTAACTTTCATTGCGAAACGTATAATACTGTGTTAAGCAACCTTGATATAGTTAAAAAACTGTTCAAATTCAAATGATTTCcatttattttgatacaatttatcATTGCTGCTTACATTTGTATGTTGAAATGAGATTGTAATGGGTGGATCCAAAACTTCTGTCAGTTGCGGTGATATGGTCAGGGAAAGTACAGGACCATTGAGCCTGACAGTGCTGGAGCTTTTGAAGCTGCTGGAATAattgtgtacaaaataacagcatttttggtttgactgagtcttttCATAAGAGATAATTGACGTTTCATCGTTACACAACAAAGTAAACAGTAGTCTGTCTTGGGTTTCTATTAATGTTATAGGAAGTTTAATAATGCATATATTTCCTGGTAAAAGTAAATTAACAATATAGATAAATTCATAGAAAGCGTCTTTCtatgtggggcctccgtggccgagtggttaaggtcgctgacttcaaatcacttgcccctcatcgatgtgggttcgagcctcactcggggcgttgaattcttcatgtgaggaagccatccagctggcttacggaaggtcggtggttctacccatgtgcccgctcgtgatgaaataatgcacggaggggcacctggggtcttcctccaccatcaaagctggaaagtcgccatatgacctaaaatgtgtcggtgcgacgttaaacccaaccaaaaaaaaaaaaaaaaagtctttctaTGTTAAAGGGTTTAACctacacattttaggcgaaaatcCGTAAAAAACGAGAACTCTGATGAAAGTGCCTGGTGGTACAAACAAGATATTCTTATAAGTAACCAAAAATAGTAAACCTGTGCAAAGTTTTTGAAATAacgcagaaaatttacattcttcttgcatttttaaccaatatctaacttttattttcacccactttatcattttacgGTGCCATATATACATTTTGTGCTAAACGTGATGGATATGaatatgttaaaaatatacatttcttacacTGTATTGCTTCTGCTACGTAAAGAAAGCAAAAGTCTCGAAAATTTACGTCAACATATCTGATATGGTGATAAACATGATGAATATTGTATGTAACCTTTAACGTTGAATTACGTAGTTAGTGCCAAGTTGAACGTAATTGTTcttgttatttgtaaaatgaattgttgtaatTCAATCTGCTGGTAAAATaatcttcaaaattttatcactttaaaaataagttaataaaaattagtgtataaaataattacttacCTTCCCTTCGTTGGACGTTCGTTTAGATTTGGAAGTATTCCCGACACATTTTGGTATATCACTGTTGTCGCAATGTATTCGACAGAGGCGACTAAGACAAAACGTAAGGACATGTACATTAGTTTTATCATACATCAAAATGCTACAGCTAGCAGTTTCATTTCAGGATGAagacaatttgaaagtaatattaaGCATAGCTATCTCGTAATGTGTTTCTTCTACGGACCATATACATTCTTTTTACATTATCATtcatcatatggtgactttcccgTTTTAAACGGCGAAGAAGGACCACACATGTCCCGCCTCTGAGGATTATTTAAGTCATGggtgaacaaaaaagtgcatccTTATGTTCATTTATCACGGTGATTGTGAAATgagctgcatcatgagaaaaccaacatagtgcatttgcgaccagcatcctcgctgtctgggcaggatccatgctgttcgctaacgttttctctaattgcaataggctttgaaagcgaacagcatggatcctgaccagactgcgcagatacgcactatgatggttttctcatggtgaggctcaaaTCATTATACCTGGAAATGCTGCTGCTTTCATTAGTATGTAGCTGTTTATGTCTCCCAGCCATTCTGAAAAGCTCTCGTTCATTTGCTTCCTAGTTGTATGATTTGGGAATAATACGTCTTCATGTATAATTTTCTTCGCTTCAAAAGCTgttcaaatatcaaaaatataagcTTATATGTATTGACTGATTTATTGATTTATGGTGAGATTTAAAGCTTAGCAATGAAAACTAATGATGATAACTTTTCATAATCGAAATGTTACATATTGAATATGTCACTCGTTATTTGTCATTTCCCCTATCTTTCTGGCAGAAAATATAAATGACTCGAAGAACACTTTCGTGTGAATACATTTTACCGACACACTTAGCTTCTACTATGTGAATGCCATGTGTTTATCTTGACCTTTATTTACACTACATGCTGGAATTTCCTTTTACTTAGGCTGAGATTATATTATTAAGTACACTGTATATAAAGTTTGTTATTTTGCATATAAAAAACCTATTCaccaatatttgttttgataaaattcttCTTCTGTTCTTTCATTGTTCGAAGCGACTGGGTAAATGATTTACCAAACAAGTCAACGGCTGCTATCACACTTATTGCCCCTGAATCctgataaataaaatttgtatagaaaaaagaatgttaatacattttaaaatgttcatttgatATATTCATTTTCAGTGTATACTGTAGTAGGAATGTTTGCAAaacttattatgataaacagtaATTTTCCTATGTCACATCAGTGAGAAAAGGAGGTACctttatttataataaacaagtgtagCTTTTACTTGCAATGATTCAGCATTtagggtagttctgcacgtttggatcgagtttttttctacactgtagaatttgataaactctaatttttcaaaagttcagaatatacctagaaaattcagaaaataaaaagatagtgTCGAGTGATTGATTTTTTGCTACACTGAtctgaaaaatatggacctcacgcaatatttcataatgggagtctatgggaaaatcataactttcataacatgttcgcgaatagatttttttctgcaatgtagattttgatgaaacctctcacagttgtaaataaacacatggcctataatttggtgaagtaaaatgtataggtccgtgtacttatttttgtgatatatgatcatgattaaaggaaaccggacatttcacgttaattttaagtCATTAGTTTGATTTTTAAAcgtgccatatgttttaatatcatattttgactttagaaatatagcaacagtaccattgtaataaatttatttacagGTTCCGATAGATTCATAAATAAATCTTCACTTCCGtacaccgaatccaggctttattctacgttttccggataaatgacgttacgccatcacttccgttttttcaaacgtgcataactaccttaataTACTCATATTTTGTAACTAAGATAAAATATAGTCATTACTATTACAGTCGAACTTGCTCAAGAGACCACGTTGTCAGTTCCTTTTTGTGCTGTTAAATAGCAAATTATATTGCATTAAGATACCCGTTTTGCCCTTCCCTGTCTTAATGCAAGTTGTACTGTATTGAAGAGAAGCGAGTATAATTGTATAATTAACTACTTCAATATTACTTACTGATTCTAAAATATGTTTCCATCCCTCATGTGTTGAGCTCTTGATCAGATTGCTTGATGATTCAAGGAAATTCTATTCAATACACACTTATACAGATGAGATATTCACAATCTTGTAGATAAACAGGCAGTGAATAGGTATAGAAGATGCAAGTTATGcttatgtttaaatgaaatattttatcattacattgatttaaacatgaaatTCCTCATAAGATATCTTTTACTTGGCAAAACATATGAACTAATTATCTAATTGAATATCATACTTAGTAACAGCCATTTGGTAAAAGAACCCTTTTCAGATTTAAATAAGTTTCATTATTCCTATTGTGTTTACTTATAAATGATTGCTATATAGTATTTATAACCTAACACTCGATACtatttataatagtaataattgttcgtgttttcaaatatgaaatgagGGTATATAATAATATACCTTTAAGTAACCCAGgtaaattatatcaatatttacataGCTATTAATATAcgaatttaaaactttattggTGGGCTTATGTGGAACGTTTAGGCCACTCACATTTGTTATGTTATCGTTCAGTCTCTCTGGCACAGTTTCCAGTACAGTTGCTATATCATTCAATGCTGAAGATAATTCTAGTAATTCCGCACCAAAGAACTCTTTTGTATGCTTTGCTGTTACAATGGTGATGTTTTGGATAACTTCTTGGATTTCTTCTTCCGTAGAATTTGTCTCTAGCTTACCTGCCTAAATTGTGAATGTACATATCTGTGATGCTCCAATTGTCGCCGATGTTCGATCAATCATCGACAAAATTTTAAAGTCGGCGACATTGATTCTGACCACAAAGAATCGATTCTAGTcgctgattttgttgaaaaattaaaattcaactgttagagatggtacctaaggccaCGTTTtcaatgacaacaacaacaaatcaagtgcaaaactgaagcgcatTTCGCATTTCTCACACTAGCAAGATTTTAACATATCACCGCgcagtaaatacgggaacttttgacagcgacatcggcttcgttgtttttgtggattagctaaagaaaggtgattaaCTAAcgcaaccattttatttatactaaagaacgtcAGCAT from Mercenaria mercenaria strain notata chromosome 16, MADL_Memer_1, whole genome shotgun sequence encodes the following:
- the LOC123540682 gene encoding adhesion G protein-coupled receptor L2-like isoform X1, with product MQLLMIQIQVLLTIATSLHFAGCITISNSVIYGCKDGYMIGAKCANRTGTENPCDRNTSNVLCYCLMMQPLNGGINDTDADKVHFTCDYGYKLFGENEQTCLNSGHWSNSVPLCIPKDCELSVPYNAYVDDIQNETVYFECIKGYYLPGPTYQTCLHTGKWTNTVSDCVKEDGVACPQIIDREGNVWNKSSPGELSIACPIGFTGNITRQCQNGGKWKLPKYGCIRHEVIHISTQAGKLETNSTEEEIQEVIQNITIVTAKHTKEFFGAELLELSSALNDIATVLETVPERLNDNITNNFLESSSNLIKSSTHEGWKHILESDSGAISVIAAVDLFGKSFTQSLRTMKEQKKNFIKTNIAFEAKKIIHEDVLFPNHTTRKQMNESFSEWLGDINSYILMKAAAFPVASVEYIATTVIYQNVSGILPNLNERPTKGSSFKSSSTVRLNGPVLSLTISPQLTEVLDPPITISFQHTNKQLVKPSCTFWQFLGGYSDYRGYWSNRGCKVKSTDRYRTVCECNHLTNFAILMSPFKQADVSSLELTFITYISMGISLVCLLATLGIYLILWQYLKSSRTKLLMNLCVALILAYVIFLAGIERTESSIVCTVIAACLHYIFLVVFCLMLTQGIEMAVSVIYVFKPKYRMEWLLIGSWLCPAAILGISLGITRTKGFGNEQVCCLSTDKGLIWAFVGPSLVVILFNVSCIVLVLRAILRLRDVQNTAALKKLKRSLRSLCIMLPVTGVSWILGIFYIHEDLSFIQYVFSVLNGLQGCTLFMFHCLLNPEVKKAYLRMKEKKYSA
- the LOC123540682 gene encoding adhesion G protein-coupled receptor L2-like isoform X2, whose amino-acid sequence is MQLLMIQIQVLLTIATSLHFAGCITISNSVIYGCKDGYMIGAKCANRTGTENPCDRNTSNVLCYCLMMQPLNGGINDTDADKVHFTCDYGYKLFGENEQTCLNSGHWSNSVPLCIPKDCELSVPYNAYVDDIQNETVYFECIKGYYLPGPTYQTCLHTGKWTNTVSDCVKEDGVACPQIIDREGNVWNKSSPGELSIACPIGFTGNITRQCQNGGKWKLPKYGCIRHEVIHISTQAGKLETNSTEEEIQEVIQNITIVTAKHTKEFFGAELLELSSALNDIATVLETVPERLNDNITNNFLESSSNLIKSSTHEGWKHILESDSGAISVIAAVDLFGKSFTQSLRTMKEQKKNFIKTNIAFEAKKIIHEDVLFPNHTTRKQMNESFSEWLGDINSYILMKAAAFPVASVEYIATTVIYQNVSGILPNLNERPTKGSFKSSSTVRLNGPVLSLTISPQLTEVLDPPITISFQHTNKQLVKPSCTFWQFLGGYSDYRGYWSNRGCKVKSTDRYRTVCECNHLTNFAILMSPFKQADVSSLELTFITYISMGISLVCLLATLGIYLILWQYLKSSRTKLLMNLCVALILAYVIFLAGIERTESSIVCTVIAACLHYIFLVVFCLMLTQGIEMAVSVIYVFKPKYRMEWLLIGSWLCPAAILGISLGITRTKGFGNEQVCCLSTDKGLIWAFVGPSLVVILFNVSCIVLVLRAILRLRDVQNTAALKKLKRSLRSLCIMLPVTGVSWILGIFYIHEDLSFIQYVFSVLNGLQGCTLFMFHCLLNPEVKKAYLRMKEKKYSA
- the LOC123540682 gene encoding adhesion G protein-coupled receptor L2-like isoform X3, which produces MQLLMIQIQVLLTIATSLHFAGCITISNSVIYGCKDGYMIGAKCANRTGTENPCDRNTSNVLCYCLMMQPLNGGINDTDADKVHFTCDYGYKLFGENEQTCLNSGHWSNSVPLCIPKDCELSVPYNAYVDDIQNETVYFECIKGYYLPGPTYQTCLHTGKWTNTVSDCVKEDGVACPQIIDREGNVWNKSSPGELSIACPIGFTGNITRQCQNGGKWKLPKYGCIRHEVIHISTQAGKLETNSTEEEIQEVIQNITIVTAKHTKEFFGAELLELSSALNDIATVLETVPERLNDNITNNFLESSSNLIKSSTHEGWKHILESDSGAISVIAAVDLFGKSFTQSLRTMKEQKKNFIKTNIAFEAKKIIHEDVLFPNHTTRKQMNESFSEWLGDINSYILMKAAAFPVASVEYIATTVIYQNVSGILPNLNERPTKGSSFKSSSTVRLNGPVLSLTISPQLTEVLDPPITISFQHTNKQLVKPSCTFWQFLGGYSDYRGYWSNRGCKVKSTDRYRTVCECNHLTNFAILMSPFKQADVSSLELTFITYISMGISLVCLLATLGIYLILWQYLKSSRTKLLMNLCVALILAYVIFLAGIERTESSIVCTVIAACLHYIFLVVFCLMLTQGIEMAVSVIYVFKPKYRMEWLLIGSWLCPAAILGISLGITRTKGFGNEQVCCLSTDKGLIWAFVGPSLVVILFNVSCIVLVLRAILRLRDVQNTAALKKLKRSLRSLCIMLPVTGVSWILGIFYIHEDLSFIQYVFSVLNGLQGCTLFMFHCLLNPEF